A window of Shewanella mesophila contains these coding sequences:
- the tatB gene encoding Sec-independent protein translocase protein TatB, which produces MFDGIGFMELLLIGVLGLVVLGPERLPVAVRSISGWIRAMKRMANSVKDELEQELKIEQLHSDLKKAESQGLKNLSPELQDSIDQLKEAAQSVNRPYKVEDIASTESTSETSTPKETNTAKASNSTEKSDG; this is translated from the coding sequence ATGTTCGACGGTATCGGCTTTATGGAACTACTGTTGATCGGCGTTTTGGGGCTAGTAGTTCTTGGCCCCGAAAGACTCCCGGTTGCAGTGCGTTCAATTTCAGGCTGGATCCGCGCCATGAAACGCATGGCCAACTCAGTAAAAGATGAACTAGAGCAGGAGCTTAAAATTGAGCAACTGCATTCAGACCTGAAAAAGGCTGAGAGCCAAGGGCTTAAAAATCTTTCTCCTGAGTTACAGGATTCAATCGATCAATTAAAAGAAGCAGCCCAATCTGTTAATCGTCCTTACAAGGTTGAAGATATTGCCAGTACTGAAAGTACCAGCGAAACATCGACACCTAAAGAGACCAATACAGCTAAGGCGAGCAATTCAACCGAAAAATCTGACGGGTAA
- a CDS encoding TatD family hydrolase, with protein sequence MPSYIDIAVNLVGSALEKDLDNVIQRAAAQRVSPLIVIGSSLDESRQAIHCCQQYPKSLYTTAGVHPHHASEWQASSVERLTHFAQQPNVVAIGECGLDYNRDFSPRPMQRIAFAEQLALAARLNMPVLMHERDAHDDFVEILQEYRPHLKGALLHCFTGNRQSLERYIELDLHLGITGWVCDERRGAELASLVGDIPANRIMIETDSPYLLPRSMRPKPKSSKNEPQYLPYISQYLASLRGQSANEFAAQAYNNSCEFFGLKAAYEPI encoded by the coding sequence ATGCCAAGTTACATAGACATCGCTGTTAACTTAGTTGGCAGCGCTCTAGAAAAAGATCTCGATAACGTTATCCAGCGAGCGGCGGCCCAGAGGGTTTCGCCGCTTATTGTTATTGGTAGTAGCTTGGACGAAAGTCGCCAAGCCATACACTGCTGCCAGCAATACCCCAAATCTTTATATACGACCGCAGGGGTTCATCCACATCATGCCAGCGAGTGGCAAGCATCGAGTGTTGAACGCCTAACCCATTTTGCCCAACAACCCAATGTTGTCGCCATAGGCGAATGCGGCTTAGATTACAATCGTGATTTTTCCCCTAGGCCAATGCAACGCATAGCATTTGCTGAGCAGCTGGCTCTCGCAGCCCGACTGAATATGCCGGTTTTAATGCACGAGCGCGACGCACACGACGATTTTGTCGAGATATTGCAAGAATACCGACCTCATCTAAAAGGTGCATTACTGCATTGCTTTACAGGCAACCGACAAAGCTTAGAGCGTTATATCGAACTCGATCTTCACCTTGGTATCACGGGTTGGGTTTGCGATGAGCGACGCGGTGCCGAACTGGCCTCATTAGTTGGTGATATTCCGGCTAACCGCATTATGATTGAAACAGATAGCCCCTACTTGCTGCCGCGCAGCATGCGACCAAAACCCAAGTCGAGTAAAAATGAGCCGCAATATTTACCTTATATCAGTCAATATCTTGCGTCATTGCGAGGCCAGTCGGCTAACGAGTTTGCGGCGCAAGCTTATAATAATAGTTGTGAGTTTTTCGGTTTAAAGGCGGCTTATGAACCGATTTAG
- the ubiE gene encoding bifunctional demethylmenaquinone methyltransferase/2-methoxy-6-polyprenyl-1,4-benzoquinol methylase UbiE — protein MSEGTPNSTHFGYKTVEAEKKADLVADVFHSVAAKYDIMNDVMSFGIHRLWKRLTIESAGARPGMKVLDLAGGTGDLTAKFSHIVGNTGQVTLADINESMLKVGREKLRNRGVVGNVNYVQANAEALPFPDNHFDIITIAFGLRNVTDKDAAIRSMLRVLKPGGKLLVLEFSKPQHEIMRKVYDLYSFKILPKMGDIITKDAGSYEYLAESIRMHPDQETLKGMMVEAGFEQVEYTNMTDGVVALHKGYKF, from the coding sequence ATGTCAGAGGGCACACCAAACAGTACGCATTTCGGTTATAAGACGGTAGAAGCAGAGAAAAAAGCGGACCTAGTCGCCGACGTTTTTCACTCAGTCGCAGCCAAGTACGACATCATGAATGATGTCATGTCTTTTGGTATCCATCGCCTGTGGAAACGTTTAACGATCGAGAGTGCCGGCGCACGCCCTGGCATGAAAGTGTTAGACCTTGCGGGCGGCACAGGTGATTTAACGGCAAAGTTTTCGCACATTGTGGGTAACACAGGCCAAGTTACACTCGCCGATATCAACGAATCTATGCTCAAGGTCGGTCGTGAGAAGTTACGCAATCGCGGTGTGGTAGGTAACGTCAATTATGTTCAGGCGAACGCCGAAGCATTACCATTCCCTGATAACCATTTCGATATCATCACTATCGCTTTTGGCCTGCGTAACGTAACCGACAAAGATGCCGCTATCCGCTCTATGCTACGAGTATTGAAACCCGGTGGAAAACTGCTGGTACTCGAGTTCTCAAAACCACAGCATGAGATCATGCGTAAGGTTTACGATCTCTACAGCTTTAAAATTTTACCTAAGATGGGTGACATCATCACTAAAGATGCGGGTAGCTATGAATACCTAGCCGAATCTATTCGTATGCACCCAGATCAAGAAACCCTTAAAGGTATGATGGTAGAAGCCGGTTTTGAACAAGTTGAATACACTAATATGACCGATGGTGTCGTGGCGCTACATAAAGGTTATAAATTCTAG
- the tatA gene encoding Sec-independent protein translocase subunit TatA produces the protein MGGISIWQLLIIALIVVLLFGTKKLRSLGGDLGGAVKGFKSAMSSEEEKKALEDNTAEKTAQTDEKKTESKDKEQA, from the coding sequence ATGGGTGGCATTAGTATTTGGCAACTTCTTATCATTGCTTTGATTGTCGTTTTGCTTTTCGGAACAAAGAAACTACGTTCACTTGGCGGCGACTTAGGTGGCGCAGTGAAAGGCTTTAAGAGCGCCATGTCTTCTGAAGAAGAAAAGAAAGCGCTTGAAGACAACACAGCAGAAAAAACCGCTCAGACTGACGAAAAGAAGACTGAGTCCAAGGATAAAGAACAGGCGTAA
- the tatC gene encoding twin-arginine translocase subunit TatC codes for MSQQQPLISHLLELRNKLLKAIGSVLFVFICLVYWANDIYHYMATPLMDALPETSSMIATDVAAPFFAPFKLTLVLAFFIAIPYVLFQIWSFIAPGLYKHEKRLMLPLLTSSTLLFYLGVAFTYYIVFPVVFGFFTSVAPEGVQVATDISSYLSFVLKLFFAFGLAFEIPIAVILLCWAGVTTPEELKSKRPYIVVGAFVIGMLLTPPDIISQTMLAVPMLILFEGGLIAARFYSKKDSEEDDEQTEQDQPGQ; via the coding sequence ATGTCGCAACAGCAACCGTTAATTAGCCACTTGCTTGAGTTACGTAATAAGTTACTTAAAGCCATTGGTAGTGTGCTTTTTGTGTTTATTTGCCTTGTCTATTGGGCAAACGATATCTATCACTATATGGCAACGCCCTTAATGGATGCATTGCCAGAAACCAGTAGCATGATCGCAACGGATGTTGCGGCGCCCTTCTTTGCTCCATTTAAATTAACATTAGTGTTGGCCTTCTTTATCGCTATTCCCTATGTGTTATTTCAAATCTGGTCTTTTATCGCACCAGGCTTATATAAACATGAGAAGCGCTTAATGTTGCCACTGCTAACCAGCAGTACACTCTTGTTCTATTTAGGTGTCGCATTTACTTATTACATTGTTTTCCCTGTTGTTTTTGGTTTTTTTACCAGCGTAGCGCCAGAAGGTGTTCAAGTAGCTACCGATATCAGTAGTTACCTTAGCTTTGTACTAAAGCTATTTTTTGCCTTTGGTTTAGCATTCGAAATCCCTATTGCGGTGATATTGCTCTGCTGGGCAGGGGTCACAACACCAGAAGAGCTCAAGAGCAAACGCCCCTATATAGTGGTTGGAGCATTTGTCATCGGTATGCTGCTCACACCACCAGACATCATTTCACAGACCATGTTAGCGGTACCTATGTTGATATTATTTGAAGGGGGATTGATTGCTGCTCGTTTCTACAGTAAAAAGGACTCTGAAGAAGACGATGAGCAGACCGAACAGGATCAACCTGGCCAATAA
- a CDS encoding ubiquinone biosynthesis accessory factor UbiJ produces the protein MKREIALLISAGLETALQQAVKQSPEAYAKQHTLHGKVLCIQLTQLNSPIYLLFAKEIQVFGQYDGTVTTKVDADLTTLYRLSEGANLTELIKQDKLKLDGDLNLLQSFSHFMQQIEFDFAEPLSRYIGDAPTHILLQGAKQLKQELTTVFRKSRDHIGQLTVEEYRLSPHKIEFIHFGDRIEQLKQDTDALSQRIDRLISGANRTK, from the coding sequence ATGAAACGTGAAATTGCATTGCTGATCAGTGCGGGGCTTGAAACCGCACTACAACAAGCCGTAAAACAGTCACCCGAAGCGTATGCCAAACAGCATACGCTTCACGGGAAAGTCTTATGTATTCAACTGACCCAGCTCAATTCGCCGATTTATCTTTTATTTGCCAAAGAGATCCAAGTCTTTGGTCAATACGATGGCACGGTCACCACCAAGGTCGATGCCGACCTAACCACCCTCTATCGCCTGAGTGAAGGTGCCAACCTCACCGAGTTAATTAAGCAAGATAAGCTTAAACTCGATGGCGACCTCAACCTGCTACAAAGCTTTAGCCATTTTATGCAGCAGATAGAGTTTGATTTTGCCGAGCCGCTATCGCGCTATATCGGTGATGCGCCGACCCATATACTGCTCCAAGGCGCAAAGCAGCTAAAACAAGAACTCACCACCGTCTTTCGTAAGAGCCGTGATCATATAGGTCAACTCACTGTCGAAGAATACCGTTTGAGCCCGCATAAAATCGAATTTATTCATTTTGGTGATAGAATCGAGCAACTCAAACAAGACACCGACGCCTTAAGCCAAAGGATTGATCGACTTATTAGTGGGGCAAACAGGACCAAATGA
- the ubiB gene encoding ubiquinone biosynthesis regulatory protein kinase UbiB, producing the protein MTLKSIRRAYQVIKIALNYGLDDLIPSKLKPLYFRLLRWSFFWLTNKHKDKVGGERLKLAMQELGPVYIKFGQMLSTRRDLLSDEWAEELAMLQDRVPPFDSAIAKAQIETELGCPIDTYFDDFDETPLASASISQVHTAKLKSNGAEVVLKVLRPNVEDKVHADLQLMTQSAQFLEILLGQGNRLRPAEVVEDYRTTIEGELNLKLEALNAIKLRNNFIDSNALYIPFMYEEFCFTRLIVMERIYGIPVSDKAALEAQGTNLKLLAERGVELFFTQVFRDNFFHADMHPGNIFISTEHPNDPFYIGLDCGIMGTLTEQDKRYLAENFLAFFNRDYTRIAQLYIESGWVSADTDIVAFEQAIKVVCEPMFNKPLDEISFGHVLLELFRTARRFDMVVQPQLVLLEKTLLYIEGLGRQLYPQLDLWKTAKPFLEDWMAEQIGPIGMAKKIKKQFPYWADKLPELPELVYDNLKMGKNFINSQNQLLDRYLKQQQKTHKSNYLLITSAVLVICGTILFAQDATLWASYGSISIGAILWLLGWRSRPKNRKF; encoded by the coding sequence ATGACACTCAAAAGCATTCGACGCGCATACCAAGTCATTAAAATTGCACTTAATTATGGTCTTGATGACCTTATCCCATCAAAGTTAAAACCTTTGTATTTTCGACTCCTGCGCTGGAGCTTTTTCTGGTTAACCAACAAACATAAAGATAAAGTCGGTGGCGAACGTTTAAAGCTGGCGATGCAAGAGCTAGGTCCTGTCTACATTAAGTTCGGCCAAATGCTGTCGACCCGTCGAGATCTGCTTAGCGATGAGTGGGCCGAAGAGCTAGCGATGCTGCAAGATAGGGTGCCACCGTTTGATTCTGCCATTGCCAAGGCTCAGATAGAAACAGAACTAGGCTGCCCTATCGACACTTATTTCGATGATTTTGACGAAACGCCACTGGCCTCTGCGTCGATATCTCAGGTGCATACGGCAAAGCTGAAATCTAACGGTGCTGAAGTGGTGCTCAAGGTTCTAAGACCCAATGTCGAAGACAAGGTACATGCCGATCTTCAGTTAATGACTCAGAGTGCGCAATTCCTTGAGATCTTGTTAGGCCAAGGCAATCGATTACGCCCAGCAGAAGTGGTAGAAGATTATCGCACCACCATCGAAGGTGAACTCAATTTAAAACTCGAAGCCCTTAATGCGATAAAGCTGCGTAACAACTTTATCGATTCAAACGCCCTGTATATCCCTTTCATGTATGAAGAGTTCTGCTTTACGCGCTTGATCGTCATGGAGCGCATCTATGGTATTCCCGTTTCAGATAAGGCCGCACTAGAAGCCCAAGGGACCAATTTAAAGCTACTGGCTGAACGTGGCGTCGAGCTATTTTTCACCCAAGTGTTCCGTGATAATTTTTTCCATGCCGATATGCACCCCGGCAATATTTTTATCAGTACAGAACACCCCAATGACCCCTTCTATATCGGTCTCGATTGCGGCATTATGGGCACGCTTACCGAGCAAGATAAACGTTATCTAGCAGAGAACTTCCTGGCCTTTTTCAATCGAGATTACACCCGTATTGCTCAGCTCTATATCGAGTCGGGCTGGGTGTCGGCTGATACCGATATCGTCGCATTTGAACAGGCGATCAAAGTCGTTTGCGAGCCCATGTTCAATAAGCCGCTGGACGAGATCTCTTTTGGCCATGTACTGTTAGAACTGTTTAGAACCGCAAGACGCTTCGATATGGTGGTACAGCCGCAACTGGTGCTGCTTGAAAAAACCTTACTCTATATCGAAGGCTTAGGCCGCCAACTCTATCCCCAGCTCGACCTATGGAAAACCGCTAAACCTTTCCTTGAAGATTGGATGGCAGAGCAGATAGGGCCTATCGGTATGGCTAAAAAGATCAAAAAGCAGTTTCCCTATTGGGCCGACAAACTGCCTGAGCTTCCAGAGCTAGTTTACGACAATCTTAAGATGGGTAAAAACTTCATCAACAGCCAGAATCAGCTGCTCGATCGTTACTTAAAACAGCAACAAAAAACCCATAAAAGTAATTACCTTTTAATCACATCCGCCGTTTTAGTGATCTGTGGCACTATTTTGTTCGCACAAGACGCTACACTATGGGCCTCTTACGGGTCTATCAGCATCGGTGCCATACTCTGGTTACTGGGATGGCGATCTAGGCCAAAGAATCGCAAGTTTTAG